One genomic window of Vibrio rhizosphaerae includes the following:
- the ihfB gene encoding integration host factor subunit beta, with amino-acid sequence MTKSELIERLCAEQTHLSAKEIEDAVKDIIEHMATSLEQGDRIEIRGFGSFSLHYREPRTGRNPKTGEKVELDGKYVPHFKPGKELRERVNSAL; translated from the coding sequence ATGACGAAGTCTGAATTAATTGAAAGATTGTGCGCAGAGCAAACTCATCTGTCCGCGAAAGAAATCGAAGATGCCGTGAAAGATATTATCGAGCATATGGCGACATCGTTGGAGCAAGGTGACAGAATAGAGATTCGTGGCTTTGGCAGTTTCTCTCTGCATTATCGTGAGCCTCGCACTGGACGTAACCCTAAAACAGGTGAAAAAGTTGAACTGGATGGCAAATATGTTCCTCACTTTAAGCCTGGCAAAGAGCTTAGAGAGCGCGTTAATAGTGCACTCTGA
- a CDS encoding LapA family protein — protein MRVLKIIFLLVLFLVALALGAQNQEVVTFNYLVAKGEFHLSWLLGAVFVTGFAIAWLIFGSLHLRAKLQIRRLNKQLSKSETQRSVAKEKLNIG, from the coding sequence ATGAGAGTCCTAAAAATCATTTTCCTTCTTGTTCTCTTCCTTGTTGCCTTAGCTCTGGGCGCTCAAAATCAAGAAGTTGTCACGTTTAACTACTTAGTAGCAAAAGGTGAATTTCATCTGTCTTGGCTTTTGGGAGCAGTTTTTGTGACTGGTTTTGCCATAGCATGGCTTATCTTTGGTAGTTTGCATCTTAGAGCAAAACTACAGATTCGTCGTTTGAATAAGCAACTGAGTAAGAGTGAAACTCAGCGATCAGTTGCGAAAGAGAAACTCAATATCGGATAA
- the lapB gene encoding lipopolysaccharide assembly protein LapB — protein MLEILFLLLPIAAAYGWYMGHRSAQQDKQKQSHQISRQYVTGLNLLLSDQSDKAVDHFIELLQVDDETIDTHLALGNLFRSRGEVDRAIRIHQNLISRSGLTIEQKNLSLQQLAKDYMVAGFLDRAERIFEQLIDEPEHRESALLQLTSIYQQTREWMKAIECAHALVKLGRKKMRKSIAYFWCELAADAQSMRDDMKAIQIYKKALSEDPKCVRASIGLGKLYLEKEDYRNTIRYMEMVLEQDVDYVAEILPTLAECYHRSGHEQGLIDFLRKCIAQQAGASAELMLAQLVAHHEGVGAALDLLTKQLVKNPTMKGFYRLMDYHLAEAEEGRAKKSLSALQIMVGEQMRIKPYYRCRKCGFSSHSLYWHCPSCKSWGEVKPIRGLDGE, from the coding sequence ATGTTAGAAATACTCTTCTTGTTATTGCCGATCGCCGCTGCTTATGGCTGGTACATGGGGCACCGTAGCGCTCAGCAGGACAAGCAGAAGCAATCCCACCAAATCTCCCGTCAGTATGTTACGGGGCTTAACCTGTTGTTATCTGATCAATCAGATAAAGCGGTTGATCACTTTATCGAACTACTTCAGGTCGATGATGAGACGATTGACACACATTTAGCGCTCGGTAACTTATTTCGTTCCCGAGGTGAAGTCGATCGCGCTATTCGAATTCACCAGAATCTGATCTCTCGCTCAGGATTAACGATTGAGCAGAAAAATCTCTCGCTTCAGCAACTGGCAAAAGACTATATGGTTGCCGGGTTTTTGGATCGAGCTGAGCGGATTTTCGAGCAGCTCATTGATGAGCCAGAGCATCGAGAGTCAGCTTTACTCCAGTTAACTTCGATTTATCAGCAAACTCGGGAGTGGATGAAAGCAATCGAATGTGCTCATGCCTTGGTTAAACTTGGTCGCAAAAAAATGCGTAAGAGTATTGCTTACTTCTGGTGTGAGCTCGCTGCTGATGCGCAATCGATGCGTGATGACATGAAAGCGATACAAATATACAAAAAAGCGCTGTCGGAAGATCCGAAATGTGTCAGAGCCAGTATTGGATTAGGAAAGCTTTATCTGGAAAAAGAAGATTATCGAAATACGATTCGTTATATGGAGATGGTGCTTGAGCAGGATGTCGATTATGTCGCTGAAATTTTACCGACGCTTGCTGAGTGTTATCACCGTTCTGGTCATGAGCAGGGATTGATCGATTTTTTAAGAAAATGTATTGCCCAACAGGCAGGTGCCTCCGCCGAGTTAATGTTGGCTCAATTAGTGGCTCACCATGAAGGCGTGGGAGCCGCACTCGATTTACTGACCAAGCAATTGGTGAAAAATCCAACTATGAAGGGTTTTTACCGCCTGATGGATTACCACTTAGCGGAAGCTGAAGAAGGGCGGGCGAAAAAAAGTTTATCGGCATTACAGATCATGGTCGGTGAGCAGATGAGGATAAAACCTTATTATCGTTGCCGAAAATGTGGTTTCTCTTCTCACTCACTGTATTGGCACTGTCCATCGTGTAAGAGTTGGGGAGAGGTTAAACCGATTCGAGGGTTAGACGGAGAGTGA
- the pyrF gene encoding orotidine-5'-phosphate decarboxylase: MGEPRVIVALDYDNQAEALRFVDRIDPQRCRLKVGKEMFTLFGPDFVRALHQRGFSVFLDLKFHDIPNTCAKAVRAAAELGVWMVNVHASGGQRMMTAAREILEPYGADRPILIGVTVLTSMSQHDLVDIGLNVPPQEQVLRLASLTKNSGLDGVVCSAQEARQLKEQLGQSFQLVTPGIRPAGSDVGDQQRIMTPQDAISAGSDYLVIGRPITQAQDPASELENINHSLDLS, from the coding sequence ATGGGCGAGCCGAGAGTCATTGTGGCACTGGATTATGATAATCAGGCCGAAGCGTTACGTTTTGTTGATCGGATCGATCCCCAGCGTTGTCGTTTGAAAGTCGGGAAAGAAATGTTTACGTTATTCGGACCTGATTTTGTTCGCGCATTACATCAGCGTGGCTTCTCCGTTTTTCTGGATCTGAAATTTCACGATATCCCGAATACGTGTGCCAAAGCTGTTCGGGCTGCGGCTGAACTGGGTGTCTGGATGGTGAATGTCCATGCCAGTGGTGGTCAACGGATGATGACTGCTGCCCGGGAAATACTCGAACCTTATGGCGCAGATAGGCCGATACTGATTGGTGTAACGGTCTTAACCAGTATGTCACAACATGATTTGGTTGATATCGGGTTGAATGTACCTCCTCAAGAACAAGTGCTTCGGCTTGCATCATTGACAAAAAACTCAGGGCTGGATGGTGTGGTATGTTCTGCTCAGGAAGCTCGTCAGCTCAAAGAGCAACTGGGCCAGTCATTTCAGTTGGTGACGCCTGGTATTCGTCCTGCAGGCAGTGATGTTGGCGATCAACAGCGGATTATGACCCCTCAGGATGCCATTTCGGCGGGCTCTGATTATTTGGTGATTGGTCGGCCGATTACTCAGGCACAAGATCCGGCTTCGGAACTGGAGAATATTAACCATTCACTCGATTTATCATAA
- the miaE gene encoding tRNA isopentenyl-2-thiomethyl-A-37 hydroxylase MiaE: MNSHDQYQQLLQPIHNFLQCETPEAWVNEAQKPENLKVILIDHLLCELKAGQSAMYLIRKYAVDKTSASALLAWFEPYENFAYRKLGSLAELKGKSQLSKTIMAKADSSYSQDLIDKMVLLIKEELHHFYQVLEIMEKKGIAYANIPAGRYAKRLLSQVKTYEPDALIDKLIIGAYIEARSCERFAKLAPHMDDDIAKFYVSLLRSEARHYQDYLTLAQQIASQDISQRIDMIGKAEAELILSPDPLFRFHSGVPC, from the coding sequence ATGAACAGTCACGACCAATACCAACAACTACTTCAGCCTATCCATAATTTTCTACAATGTGAAACCCCCGAAGCGTGGGTTAATGAAGCTCAAAAACCAGAAAATTTAAAAGTCATTTTGATTGATCATCTGCTGTGTGAATTGAAAGCAGGACAATCAGCAATGTATCTCATCCGTAAGTATGCCGTCGATAAAACAAGTGCATCGGCTTTACTCGCATGGTTTGAACCTTATGAAAATTTTGCTTATCGCAAATTAGGCTCGCTGGCTGAACTGAAAGGAAAAAGCCAGCTATCCAAAACCATCATGGCAAAAGCCGATTCGTCATACAGCCAAGATTTAATCGACAAAATGGTTTTATTGATCAAAGAAGAGCTCCATCATTTCTATCAAGTACTCGAGATCATGGAGAAAAAAGGGATTGCCTATGCAAACATTCCTGCGGGTCGTTATGCAAAAAGATTATTATCACAAGTAAAAACCTATGAACCAGATGCGCTCATCGACAAATTAATTATCGGAGCCTACATTGAGGCACGATCATGTGAACGATTTGCCAAACTCGCCCCACATATGGATGACGATATCGCTAAATTTTATGTGTCGTTGTTACGTTCTGAAGCCCGACATTATCAGGACTACTTAACATTGGCTCAGCAAATTGCGTCACAAGATATTTCTCAGCGGATCGATATGATAGGAAAGGCCGAAGCTGAACTGATTCTATCTCCGGACCCGCTGTTCAGATTCCATAGTGGGGTCCCCTGCTGA
- the cysB gene encoding HTH-type transcriptional regulator CysB → MKLQQLKYIVEVVNHNLNVSATAESLYTSQPGISKQVRLLEDELGIQIFERSGKHLTQVTSAGEDIVKISQEILSRVESIKAVASEHTHPEMGTLNISTTHTQARYALPDVIKGFTARYPKVSLHMHQGTPSQMSEAIAKGIANFAIATEALHLYQDAIMLPCYHWNRSIVVPKGHPLAQRDKLSIEELATYPLVTYVFGFTGRSELDMAFNQVGLSPRVVFTATDADVIKTYVRIGMGVGVIASMAVDKIRDADLVAIDASHIFGSSTTSIGFRRGTFLRSYMFDFMERFAPHLTRPVVEQAISLKSNQEIDEMFKDIQLPVR, encoded by the coding sequence ATGAAGCTACAGCAGTTAAAATACATTGTGGAGGTAGTGAACCATAATTTGAATGTTTCAGCTACAGCCGAAAGTTTGTATACATCTCAACCAGGGATTAGTAAGCAAGTTCGTTTACTTGAAGATGAGCTTGGGATTCAGATCTTTGAACGTAGCGGCAAACATCTGACTCAGGTTACTTCTGCCGGAGAAGATATCGTTAAAATTTCACAGGAAATTCTTTCTCGGGTTGAAAGTATTAAAGCGGTTGCCAGTGAACATACCCATCCTGAAATGGGGACATTAAACATTTCGACAACCCATACACAAGCCCGTTATGCGCTGCCGGATGTGATCAAAGGGTTTACTGCCCGATACCCTAAAGTGTCTCTGCATATGCATCAGGGCACTCCGAGTCAAATGTCAGAAGCGATTGCGAAAGGGATTGCCAACTTTGCGATTGCAACAGAAGCACTGCACTTATATCAGGATGCAATCATGCTACCGTGTTATCACTGGAATCGTTCGATTGTGGTCCCTAAAGGGCATCCTTTAGCACAGCGGGATAAGTTGAGCATTGAAGAGTTAGCGACCTATCCTTTGGTGACTTATGTCTTTGGATTTACAGGGCGGTCTGAATTAGATATGGCCTTTAATCAGGTTGGATTGAGTCCGAGAGTTGTATTTACAGCAACGGATGCCGATGTCATTAAAACATATGTCCGAATCGGTATGGGGGTCGGAGTGATTGCCAGCATGGCCGTTGATAAAATTCGAGATGCAGATTTAGTGGCAATTGATGCCAGCCACATTTTTGGTTCAAGCACCACAAGTATCGGTTTTCGTCGAGGAACCTTTCTGCGTTCTTATATGTTTGATTTTATGGAACGTTTTGCGCCTCATTTAACTCGTCCGGTGGTGGAACAAGCGATTTCTCTGAAATCGAATCAGGAAATTGATGAGATGTTTAAGGATATTCAGTTGCCTGTGCGCTGA
- the lrp gene encoding leucine-responsive transcriptional regulator Lrp, producing the protein MADNYKKPSKDLDRIDRNILNELQKDGRISNVELSKRVGLSPTPCLERVRRLERQNYITGYTALLNPQYLDASLLVFVEITLNRGAPDVFEQFNTAVQKLDDIQECHLVSGDFDYLLKTRVSDMGAYRKLLGDTLLRLPGVNDTRTYVVMEEVKQTNQLVIKVR; encoded by the coding sequence ATGGCAGACAACTATAAAAAGCCGTCCAAGGATTTAGACCGGATTGATCGCAACATTTTGAATGAGTTGCAGAAAGATGGCCGGATTTCAAATGTAGAATTATCCAAACGGGTTGGATTATCTCCGACGCCCTGTTTGGAGCGTGTAAGACGACTTGAGCGTCAGAACTATATTACCGGATACACTGCACTCCTGAACCCGCAGTATCTGGATGCGTCACTTCTTGTTTTTGTTGAGATCACGTTGAACCGTGGTGCACCGGATGTATTTGAACAATTCAATACCGCGGTGCAAAAACTGGACGACATTCAGGAATGTCATCTTGTTTCAGGCGATTTTGACTATTTGTTGAAAACTCGGGTATCGGATATGGGCGCTTATCGTAAGCTTTTGGGCGATACATTACTCCGATTGCCCGGTGTGAATGATACGCGCACCTATGTGGTGATGGAAGAAGTGAAGCAAACAAATCAGCTAGTCATTAAAGTTCGTTAG
- a CDS encoding DNA translocase FtsK produces MFKENKSKVETIIKTRAEVTTSPRLNGVQRLKESVLILAVLLSVFFSVALLTFSPADPSWSQTAWGGELHNAGGYIGAWIADTLFFTFGSLAYPLPFVITLIVWGGLRSRDDDESFDFMLWGTRLLGFVVVLLTSCGLADINFDDLWYFSSGGVVGDVLSSLALPTFNVLGSTLIFLFLWGAGFTLLTGISWLTIVEWLGDQAIALAQKCVALFRKGEKETILSPGIESSAALLERDMQNRLSPTEPEPVAESNTINTTVSESVNDSPADNAFTDEQVRRFNIHMPQQGVENDVSQDQQVATEINDDWPERNTQFSATIEELDKAAQQHNDFAEGDWRDHSIDDRSVATEPTSHVGSFDIDMSDHGPTISDLDVFDDEPDVSEPEEDSDEDVVAFQNLVSEAKKTELAKQNPFLMQPTVDLPTPTEPLPTLELLYHPEKRENFIDQDMLTEVARLVESKLLDYKIQASVVGIYPGPVITRFELDLAPGVKVSRISGLSTDLARSLSTPAVRVVEVIPGKPYVGLELPNLSRQTVYLSDVVSSDKFKRSKSPTTIVLGQDIAGDAVIADLAKMPHVLVAGTTGSGKSVGVNVMILSMLYKATPEEVRFIMIDPKMLELSVYEGIPHLLSEVVTDMKDAANALRWCVAEMERRYKLMSVVGVRNIKGFNEKLDMAAKAGHPIHDPLWKEGDSMDAEPPLLEKLPFIVVVVDEFADLMMVVGKKVEELIARLAQKARAAGIHLILATQRPSVDVITGLIKANIPTRVAFTVSTKTDSRTILDQGGAESLLGMGDMLYLPPGSSHTIRVHGAFASDDDVHAVVNNWKARGQPNYIAEIVSGDQGPEALLPGEQLESDEDIDPLFDQVVEHVVETRRGSVSGVQRRFKIGYNRAARIVEQLEAQGIVSAPGHNGNREVLAPPPIRD; encoded by the coding sequence ATGTTCAAAGAGAACAAAAGTAAAGTCGAAACCATTATCAAAACCAGAGCTGAGGTCACGACTTCACCGCGCTTAAATGGCGTTCAACGGCTGAAAGAGAGTGTTTTGATTTTGGCTGTCCTCCTCTCCGTTTTCTTCTCCGTGGCTTTATTGACATTTAGCCCTGCAGATCCGTCTTGGTCTCAGACTGCCTGGGGAGGCGAATTGCATAATGCCGGTGGATATATCGGTGCCTGGATCGCTGATACACTTTTCTTTACCTTTGGTTCACTGGCATACCCGCTCCCTTTCGTGATTACACTGATTGTATGGGGAGGACTTCGCTCCCGAGATGACGATGAATCTTTCGATTTTATGCTCTGGGGAACTCGCTTACTCGGCTTTGTGGTCGTTCTTCTGACGAGTTGTGGCCTTGCCGACATCAATTTTGATGATCTGTGGTATTTCTCTTCCGGCGGTGTCGTGGGGGATGTTTTGAGTAGTCTGGCGCTGCCCACATTTAATGTCTTGGGCAGTACGTTGATTTTCCTGTTTCTCTGGGGCGCCGGTTTTACATTACTGACCGGTATTTCATGGCTAACGATTGTTGAGTGGCTTGGTGATCAAGCCATCGCTTTGGCGCAAAAATGTGTGGCACTGTTTCGCAAAGGGGAGAAAGAGACCATTTTGTCCCCGGGAATTGAATCATCGGCTGCTTTACTTGAACGTGATATGCAAAATCGTCTGTCGCCGACTGAACCTGAACCTGTTGCTGAATCGAACACCATTAATACGACCGTATCAGAATCGGTCAATGATTCTCCTGCTGACAATGCTTTTACTGACGAGCAGGTTCGTCGTTTTAATATTCACATGCCTCAACAAGGTGTTGAGAACGATGTATCTCAAGATCAACAGGTTGCAACGGAAATCAATGATGACTGGCCCGAACGGAATACTCAGTTTTCTGCAACGATCGAGGAGTTGGATAAGGCCGCACAGCAACATAATGATTTTGCTGAAGGCGACTGGCGTGATCACTCAATTGATGATCGCTCCGTTGCTACCGAGCCCACCAGTCATGTGGGATCGTTTGACATTGATATGAGTGATCACGGTCCGACAATCTCTGATTTAGATGTATTCGATGATGAGCCGGATGTCTCTGAGCCGGAAGAGGATTCAGATGAAGATGTGGTTGCTTTCCAAAATTTAGTCTCTGAAGCAAAGAAAACCGAATTGGCGAAACAAAATCCGTTTCTGATGCAGCCGACGGTCGATCTACCAACACCAACAGAGCCATTACCAACCTTAGAGTTGTTGTATCATCCTGAGAAGAGAGAAAATTTTATTGATCAGGATATGCTGACGGAAGTGGCAAGACTGGTTGAGTCTAAGCTATTGGATTATAAGATTCAGGCCAGTGTTGTCGGGATTTATCCCGGTCCGGTGATTACTCGATTTGAACTCGACTTAGCCCCGGGGGTGAAAGTGAGTCGAATTTCCGGATTATCGACAGACTTGGCTCGTTCTTTGTCGACCCCTGCGGTTCGGGTTGTCGAAGTGATTCCGGGAAAACCGTATGTTGGCTTGGAACTGCCAAACTTGAGTCGTCAGACGGTCTACCTTTCTGATGTCGTGAGTAGTGATAAATTTAAGCGGTCAAAATCTCCGACGACGATTGTGCTCGGTCAAGATATTGCCGGTGATGCCGTCATTGCCGATTTGGCGAAAATGCCGCACGTATTGGTTGCCGGTACAACGGGCTCAGGTAAGTCTGTCGGTGTGAACGTCATGATCCTGAGTATGCTTTATAAAGCGACGCCGGAAGAAGTCCGGTTTATCATGATTGACCCGAAAATGTTGGAACTTTCTGTGTATGAAGGGATTCCGCATCTGCTCTCTGAAGTTGTGACCGATATGAAGGATGCCGCCAATGCACTACGCTGGTGTGTGGCTGAAATGGAGCGCCGTTATAAGCTGATGTCGGTTGTCGGGGTCCGAAACATTAAAGGTTTCAATGAAAAGTTGGATATGGCAGCGAAGGCCGGGCATCCGATTCATGATCCACTCTGGAAAGAGGGGGATAGCATGGATGCAGAGCCGCCGCTACTGGAGAAATTACCTTTTATCGTCGTTGTCGTTGATGAATTTGCCGATTTGATGATGGTGGTTGGCAAAAAAGTTGAAGAACTCATTGCCCGATTGGCACAGAAAGCAAGGGCTGCGGGGATCCATTTGATTCTCGCAACCCAGCGTCCTTCGGTTGATGTGATTACCGGGTTGATTAAAGCGAACATCCCGACTCGGGTTGCATTTACCGTCTCAACGAAAACGGATTCTCGGACCATTCTCGATCAGGGCGGCGCCGAATCTTTATTGGGAATGGGGGATATGCTGTATTTACCGCCCGGCTCCAGCCACACTATCCGTGTTCATGGGGCATTCGCTTCCGATGATGATGTTCATGCCGTTGTCAATAACTGGAAGGCGAGAGGCCAACCCAACTACATTGCAGAAATCGTTAGCGGGGACCAAGGGCCAGAAGCATTGTTACCGGGAGAACAACTTGAAAGTGACGAAGATATCGATCCGTTATTTGATCAGGTTGTTGAGCATGTTGTTGAGACGCGAAGAGGGTCGGTTTCCGGTGTACAGCGACGCTTCAAAATTGGCTATAATCGTGCGGCTAGAATTGTTGAGCAGTTAGAGGCTCAGGGGATTGTCAGTGCTCCCGGTCATAATGGTAATCGGGAAGTTTTAGCACCACCACCGATCAGAGATTAA
- the dsbB gene encoding disulfide bond formation protein DsbB, whose protein sequence is MVIFAKLNRFSQSRTSWVLLLLSILFFEMCALFFQHILMLAPCVMCIYERVAMLGIGGSAILGGIAPRLAIFRWLGILSWGYTSYSGLLLAHQHVEYQFHPSPFATCDAFVQFPQWAPLNQWMPWMFEAYGDCSKIVWQFLTLSMPQWLEIIFAINLFIAFIFLIAQFFKPKRRGLFE, encoded by the coding sequence ATAGTGATCTTTGCCAAACTCAACCGGTTTTCTCAGTCCAGAACATCCTGGGTCTTGTTGCTATTATCGATCCTGTTTTTTGAAATGTGTGCCCTCTTTTTCCAACATATTCTAATGCTTGCTCCTTGCGTAATGTGCATTTATGAAAGAGTAGCAATGCTAGGGATAGGCGGTTCTGCAATTCTGGGGGGCATCGCACCCCGACTGGCTATATTCCGTTGGTTAGGTATTCTCTCATGGGGATATACGTCTTATTCAGGCCTGTTACTTGCACACCAGCATGTTGAGTACCAGTTTCATCCGTCGCCATTTGCAACTTGTGATGCTTTTGTTCAGTTCCCACAGTGGGCACCACTCAATCAATGGATGCCGTGGATGTTTGAAGCCTATGGTGACTGCAGCAAAATCGTATGGCAGTTTTTAACTTTATCCATGCCACAATGGTTGGAGATCATCTTTGCAATCAATCTTTTTATTGCCTTCATTTTCTTGATTGCTCAATTTTTCAAACCGAAAAGACGCGGCTTATTTGAATAA
- the nhaB gene encoding Na(+)/H(+) antiporter NhaB has protein sequence MPISLGNAFIKNFLGKSPDWYKVAIIAFLIVNPIVFFAISPFAAGWLLVVEFIFTLAMALKCYPLQPGGLLAIEAILIGMTSPEQVKHELVANIEVLLLLMFMVAGIYFMKQLLLFIFTKILLEIRSKVILSLAFCVAAAFLSAFLDALTVIAVIISVAVGFYAIYHKVASGQGDHTQDEHLSDLTREDLENYRAFLRSLLLHAGIGTALGGVMTMVGEPQNLIIADQAGWHFGEFLIRMSPITVPVFISGILTCIAVEKLKIFGYGARLPDPVRQILRDYDRTQRQSRTNLDVAKLWIQGLIAIWLIVGLALHLASVGLIGLSVIILATTFSGITEEHALGKAFEEALPFTALLAVFFSIVAVIVDQHLFKPVIDAVLHLKNADLQLAMFYVANGLLSMVSDNVFVGTVYINEVKTALAEGIISRDQFDLLAVAINTGTNLPSVATPNGQAAFLFLLTSALAPLIRLSYGRMVMMALPYTIVLTLVGLMGIIFFLEPATAHYYDLGWLSHHVPNALKHVSVSLGH, from the coding sequence ATGCCGATTTCGTTAGGAAACGCGTTCATTAAAAACTTTCTGGGTAAATCACCAGATTGGTACAAAGTGGCAATTATTGCTTTTCTCATAGTCAATCCAATTGTCTTTTTTGCAATAAGCCCCTTTGCCGCAGGTTGGTTACTGGTTGTCGAATTTATATTCACACTGGCAATGGCCTTGAAATGCTATCCGCTCCAACCCGGTGGATTGCTTGCAATAGAAGCAATACTCATCGGAATGACAAGCCCAGAGCAAGTAAAACATGAGTTAGTTGCCAATATTGAAGTCCTGCTGCTGCTGATGTTTATGGTGGCGGGTATCTATTTCATGAAGCAACTGCTTCTCTTCATCTTCACCAAAATTCTGCTAGAAATACGCTCAAAGGTTATCTTATCTTTAGCATTCTGTGTTGCTGCTGCATTTCTGTCTGCATTTCTCGATGCCCTTACGGTTATCGCTGTCATTATTAGTGTTGCCGTTGGATTTTATGCCATCTATCACAAAGTTGCCTCTGGACAAGGCGATCATACTCAAGATGAACATTTATCTGACCTAACCAGAGAAGATCTGGAAAACTACCGGGCGTTTCTGCGTTCACTACTTCTTCATGCTGGGATCGGAACTGCACTGGGTGGTGTCATGACCATGGTGGGTGAACCACAGAACTTGATTATTGCCGATCAGGCCGGATGGCATTTCGGTGAATTTTTAATTCGTATGTCACCAATTACTGTACCTGTTTTTATCAGTGGGATTCTCACCTGTATCGCGGTTGAGAAGCTGAAGATTTTCGGCTATGGGGCCCGGCTGCCAGACCCTGTCCGGCAAATTCTACGGGATTATGACCGAACACAGAGACAAAGCCGTACCAATCTCGACGTAGCAAAACTATGGATTCAGGGATTAATTGCGATTTGGTTGATTGTCGGACTTGCACTGCATCTGGCATCGGTGGGACTGATCGGGCTTTCAGTCATTATTCTCGCAACGACATTCAGTGGAATTACCGAAGAACATGCGTTGGGAAAAGCATTTGAAGAAGCATTGCCCTTTACCGCTTTACTCGCAGTCTTCTTCTCGATCGTTGCAGTAATTGTCGATCAACACCTGTTTAAACCCGTCATAGATGCTGTTTTACACTTAAAGAATGCCGATTTGCAACTCGCGATGTTCTACGTGGCGAATGGATTGCTTTCTATGGTTTCTGACAATGTGTTTGTGGGCACGGTTTATATCAACGAGGTTAAAACCGCACTCGCAGAAGGCATCATCTCACGTGATCAATTTGACCTGCTAGCCGTTGCGATCAATACCGGTACAAACTTACCTTCTGTTGCGACCCCGAATGGACAAGCCGCGTTTTTATTCCTGCTGACCTCGGCATTAGCACCACTGATCCGACTCTCTTACGGGCGGATGGTCATGATGGCATTGCCATATACCATTGTTTTAACACTTGTCGGTCTGATGGGGATCATCTTTTTCCTTGAGCCAGCAACTGCACATTACTATGATCTGGGTTGGTTATCGCACCATGTCCCAAATGCATTAAAACATGTATCAGTATCACTGGGTCATTAA
- the fadR gene encoding fatty acid metabolism transcriptional regulator FadR, which translates to MVIKAKSPAGFAEKYIIESIWNGRFAPGSILPAERELSELIGVTRTTLREVLQRLARDGWLTIQHGKPTKVNQFMETSGLHILDTLMTLDAENATSIVEDLLAARTNISPIFMRYAFRLNQAQSEKTIKRVIGSCEALLDADSWEQFMADSPYSEKISQHVKDDGEGDKEAREQKLLAKTFNFYDYMLFQRLAFHSGNQIYGLIFNGLKKLYDRVGSYYFSNPKARVLALEFYKDLLSICSNGTEKLEHLSACIRQYGIESRQIWNEMKRSLPTSFTEDDG; encoded by the coding sequence ATGGTCATTAAGGCGAAAAGCCCAGCAGGCTTTGCAGAAAAGTATATTATTGAAAGTATCTGGAATGGGCGGTTTGCGCCGGGATCAATTCTTCCGGCAGAAAGAGAATTGTCCGAACTGATTGGTGTGACCAGAACGACATTAAGGGAAGTGCTGCAACGATTGGCGCGTGATGGCTGGCTGACAATACAGCATGGCAAGCCGACCAAAGTGAATCAATTTATGGAAACCTCTGGGTTGCATATTCTTGATACGTTGATGACGCTGGATGCTGAGAATGCAACCAGTATTGTTGAAGACTTACTGGCGGCAAGAACCAATATCAGTCCGATTTTCATGCGTTACGCATTTCGACTGAATCAGGCTCAGTCTGAAAAAACCATCAAGCGTGTGATTGGGTCGTGTGAGGCATTACTGGATGCGGATTCATGGGAGCAATTCATGGCTGATTCACCATACTCCGAAAAAATTTCACAGCATGTGAAAGATGACGGTGAAGGTGACAAGGAAGCGCGTGAACAGAAACTTCTGGCGAAAACATTCAATTTTTATGATTACATGTTATTCCAGCGTTTGGCTTTCCATTCTGGTAATCAAATCTACGGTCTGATTTTTAACGGTTTGAAAAAATTGTATGATCGCGTTGGCAGTTACTATTTCTCGAACCCTAAAGCACGCGTACTCGCATTAGAGTTCTATAAAGATTTGTTGTCGATTTGTTCGAACGGGACTGAGAAATTAGAACATCTTTCCGCTTGTATTCGTCAGTACGGGATTGAAAGCCGACAAATTTGGAATGAAATGAAGCGTTCATTGCCAACAAGCTTTACGGAAGATGATGGTTAA